In Dreissena polymorpha isolate Duluth1 chromosome 11, UMN_Dpol_1.0, whole genome shotgun sequence, the genomic window GACATTTTACTTTTTACCTTTGGAAACACAGTGACTCAAGGAGAAAGTTTTCTCCTAAGGACACTATTACCAAGGCAAATGCCTCTTAAACTAAAAATTGATTCTCATCTTTTTCTCACTATTCacaagtaaaacaaaaattatgatgATCATATGTCAAAGCATTCTCCATACATCATTATGCAATACAATATTATGTTAAAAGCCTATGTGACCTTGACCAGTTGACCCCAAACCATTTTACCAATCTTCCTAAGTACCCTGGTTACAATTGAAATGATTTAGGGCAAAAGTGTTCTTTATGTTTATAACATGCCACAATTGTAAAGCAACACGACACATTTTACCAAAGTTGGCGTTAAAAAAGCTTAAATCATCACACAAATAACAGTAATGCTTTGGTTTGTGGTGAATAAAAAAGAACGGGAAATAGTGGTACCAAAGGCACTTAATAAAATCTTAATAAGCCAATTCAAAGCTGCGGTTCCCAACACATGCAATGTTTAATATTCATACCCAAGGCGCAGCATCTTGTGAATTGATCAACAGCACTCTTTGACATATTGTAGGCCAAAACATTGGGAAACTGTTAAAAGAAACACACCCATGTCAAATCTAATAAAGAACATAAGTGGaaatgaacttttattttatgctttccggtggtttatagagaaatatcagtgaaataaaattggtattccattgttttaaacagtgaaaaataacaatgaaaaataccgatatttttcactgttttactgtgaaatgacgtcattttttcgacgaaatgacgtcattaatccagcgaaatcatccagttaaactcatttacaatgtaaataaacggtaaaaaagcataaaataaaaagaaaatttgttggattcgatggaatatcgattttatttcacccgtgatcatagaaaatttatattttcactcgtggcttcgccactcgtgaaaatattgttttctatgatcactcgtgaaataaaatcgatattccaccgaatccaacaaatatcctctatcatGTTTAAAAGACTAGCTccccaaaaaatatattttaatagacATCTTACCACCCAGAATAATCAAATGTTGTATCTAAATCCGTTACATAATCATGATATGGTAAATTATTATTTGTTCTGTAGCTATATTAAATTTGCTCAAATCATACAGTAAAGTATCTATTCCATTCACATCAAgcaatttcaaacaaaaacatatcataatcaaaatatttcttacaaacaaAATAGTTTAAGTGTAAAAAAATCCTTTTCCCGTACTTTCATTAGAACCAATAGCCgtttaaaatttattgaattcTCGTTGGTGAGCTCTGGCTTTAATGTTCTGTTTACAATTTCATATGCAAACAGCCTACAGCTTTATTTAAATAAGTTCCTGTTTGAGCATAAaccgttttattattttaagaaacagtGATTCTGACCCTGACCATTCAAAGCTAAGTCTGTATTTATGCTACCTACATACATAATTTTAGATCAATACCTCCATCCAATCTTTAATCACTGAGCGTAAAAAAAGTTGCCATGATAGGTCTCCATGTCCAAAGTTTAACCAAGATAGGTCAATGCAAAATAAAGTTAGTGACCCAAAACAACCCTGTAAACACCATCTTCCCAATCTTATAACCttgtaaatacataaaaattaaCACATCTTGAGTAAACATGATTTATTTTGGGATGTGTTTCAGACATGAAATGCAGCGAACATGACATGTATTATAGCATTGCGAGTCCTTTGTACAGGTCAACACAAAAAGGTTCTGTTTTTAAATACAGAACTATATGTACTCACAGAACGCAGTCCATTCACACTGGAGACATTCACGATGTTTCCTTTAGACTCCACCAGATAAGGTGTACACAACATTGTCATGTGATACATCGCCCTGAAGGTAGAAGAccaacatatatttctatatgaCATTCACAATGTTTCCTTTGAACTTTACTTCATGTGATGTACACAATCATGTCATGCGATACCAGGcatttttctgcctatctcacgggtccgattgtctgacccattcccaatgccaaatatgcatatttgtttccaaattctcaaaaaaaaattcaatttccGACCGAAATGACCAAGGCGAAAAATGTGTTCCCTGTAcgtactgtgttttaaataaccGTGTGCCGTGTTATAGCGTGCTAATGGGAATACCCCGTAACCTCATCGTATTgagtgttccataatgcaattttcGCAACCTTGACACTTCAGACAAATGGCGGCCGGTTGTGTTTATGCAATTCCTAAGACACATTTTCGGTCATTTTTGGTCAGAATTTGCTTTCaaatattgaagtgctggattattcagaattatcaggtaATGTACCCAGTATACAACAAGTGATAATCATGTGTAAGTATTGattattgtaaattggttgagaaTCGATATCGATGGTCTGAGGTAGAGAAATGTGGACTGGTTTCACTTTCAACGTTACTGTGTTTCAAAAaatggttgccttcagacatttggcaacttAAATTTAGAATAATAATATGTTGAACGCAGGTCCTTCGAATGTAAATATtcactagaaatggcgtggcagaggccgacacgtatcccaACGCcgtatgtttgacccaggggcgccccagggttggtaatggggccatgcatagatgagattgaccgtattgtcataagagaagttcagtatcaatagaagtgaatcggtgttgaaatgaaaaaataatagtaaaagacaattttgggtgggtgtggcctattatgggcggggcgccccagggttggtaagggggccatacatagttgagattgaccatattgtcataatagatgtttagtatcaatttgaagtaaatcagtgtagaaatgaagaaattatagtaaaaggcaattttgggtgggcgtggcctatgtgggcggggcgccccagggttggtaatgacgccatgcatagttgagattgactgtattgtcataaaagaggttcagtatcaatttgaagtgaatcagtgtagaaattcATAAATTATAGTACAtgaaaaaggcaattttgggtgggagtggcctatgtgggcggggcgccccagggttggtaatggggccatgcatagttgagattaactgtattgtcataagagaggttcagtatcaatttgaagtgaatcggtgtagaaatgaagaaattatagtaaaaggcaattttgggtgggcatggcctatgtgggcgtggtctatgtgggcggggccccccaGGGTTAGTAGTGGGGCCATgtatagctgagattgaccgcattgtcataagagaggttcagtatcaatatgaagtgaataggtgtagaaatgaagaaattatagtaaacggcaatttttggtgggcgtggcctatgtgggagtggcctatgtgggccgggtgccctagggttggtcatggggccatgcatagctgagattgaccgtattgtcataagagaggttcagtatcaatttgaagtgaatcggtgtagaaatgaagaaattatagtaaaaggcaattttgggtgggcgtggcctatgtggccggggcgccccatggttggtaatgaggccatgcatagttgagattgaccgtattgtcataagagaggctcagtatcaatttgaagtaaatcggtgcagaaatgaagaagttaatgtaaaataacataaacaaataagtgaaaatctctgacccggccccgccccaacccccataacttttgatccaggggtcaaatcaaaattccgtcactgtcaccgtcgcacaaatgctcatagctaccatgtatgtaagtttcaaggttctagtgctaatagtgtaggaggagcaggtggccaggacggacgcaTATCACCACAATATCCTCActtttttctccgaaaaactGGGGATAATAAAAAAAGCCTAAATGACATATCaagctatgtattttatttgaacttcaagcataacattaacaaagtctgtatttttatcatacacatacttacactagcagtggacaatgactgttgcattgaaaaaacatttttatacttGTCTTAGCATTTTAGAGcaatacctatgtatgaaaacattagatttaataagaaacaagagatgtgtttgtcagaaacacaatgccccctattgcgccgctttgaagccatatattttaccttaaaggatgaccttgacctttcaccgctcaaaatgtgcagctccatgaggtacacatgcatgccaaatataaagttgctaccttcaatattgcaaaagttatgaccaaggtttaagttttgaagtcactttaaagccatatatttgaccttgaaggatgaccttgatcttgacctttcaccactcaaaatgtgcagctccatgagatacacttgcatgccaaatatcaagttgctatcttcaatattgcaaaagttatgaccaagaataaagttttgacgccgctttaaagccatatatttgacctttgaccttgaaggatgaccttgacctttcaccactcaaaatgtgcagctccatgaaatacacatgcatgccaaatatcaagttgctgtcttaaatattgcaaaagttattcaatattacaaaacttttaccaaggttaaagttttccacagaatgacagacagaaagatagacagacagacagacaggccaaaaacaatatacccccgattattcgatccgggggcatacaaataatttccccaataatgcttttgtcgatgaaaatctTCCAAATTTgaaagatttcgcgactcgaaaacTCCCAATTTTGCTagatactttttcccaaaatagacagcaAAAGGCCTGGATACATCGCCCTGAAGGAAGCACACTACCATAAGTTGCTATATAGATATACACTATGTTTCCTTTGGACTCCACCAGATGTGGTGTGCACAAGATTATGATGTGATACATTGGCCTGAAGTTAAAACACCAACATATGTGGTAATGGAGACATTAACAATATTTCCTCTGGACAAGATGCTGTATAGACAatattgtaataatatatatattgccGGCCCTGAAGGTAGGGCATAATCATGAGATGCCTTTACCTTTCTACCGACACCCCTGCATTGTTCACATTGCCTACCCGATATTGGTTACCATGTTGGTAACAAGATCATTGTTAAAATTGCTGACCAGATATTGGTTACTATGGCGGAAAcaagaaaattgttaaaattgctGACCCGATATTGGTTACCATGATGGTAACAAGAACATTGTTAAAATTGCTGACCCGATATTGGTTACCATGATGGtaacaaaaacattgttaacattgCTGACCTGATATTTGTCACCCTGatggaaaccaaaaaaaaaagaagataataTTATTGGCCTTACAAGTGTGCATTTTTTTTGTCACACAAACATTTTATACATTACTTACCCGAAATTTGTGTTGATGATGGCAACAATACTATTATTAAGTTTGCTAACCTGACATTGGTGTCCATGATAGTGTCATACTGCTCAAGAGATGTTGTTTCTATGGAGCAAAGTCCAACAATTCCAGCGTTGTTTACCTGCCAGTAGAATATGCAACTGTAGTAAGCAACATCAACACAGATTGTTGGACTTTTGGCATGTAATGCAATGTGGATATAAATCATCCTGTTAACagttttttacatgtttacaaatccaatgtacatgtatattcaatataGACTCGGCTTTCAAGTGGTAACTTTCAATTTCTGTACACCAAATATGCAATTTTGCACACATACCAGTTCATCAAGTTTGCCATAGAACTTTATAGTCTCCTCTACAATTATCTTGACATCTTCTTCCTTGGTAATGTCTCCAATTATAAAGAGAGCCTTGGAAAAAAACAAGCAGAAGATTTATTATGTACTaatgaaaatatcattatcaCACTTAGAAGCTGAGCAGAAAGAACAATctaatatttaatttgtaatacaacatagattttataaaataatataaatgtcaAAGAATAGCAGAGACATGTCACCAACATTATGTTTGATATACCACTAATACAACCAGAGGTAAAGTTCAAGTCCATATAAGCGTTAGATAAGCATGAACAAATatctaaatataaatgttttaaaatttaaatgcatgaACAAATTGTGGTAAAATAAACCATACACATCAAGGGctatttattatgtttatcaaTATAGCCTTAATTCAAAGTATATCTCTTTTATTGGCATGCCTTCTATCATTCACATTTGAAAACATACTGAAAATGCTGTTGAAAATGCAGTTATTGACTGAACACTTTTTTCACCTGATACCAGTGAAAGCTGACGGCATCAATCCAGGTTTCGAAATCAGCAAAGTGTTAGTGTGattacaattaaaacaagagcaccgcataacgggtgccaacgctcggctgcggatgcagttttgaataaatgaaagcttgtcagatttttttttagaggtcacggtgaccttgacctttgacctagtgacccaagaatgggtgtggcgtgtagaaatcatcaaggtgcatctacatatgaagtttcaaagttgtaagtggaagcactttgattttaaagccaatgttaaggttttatcacggCCGACGgcagacaacgagctggctatgacaaaaacctcgggttttctccgaaaacagacgAGCTAAAAATGAAGTGACTTTTGAGCTGGGGTAAATTTCTATGGAGTTGTATACTGCaagcatgaaaatttaaagacTATCTTACTTAAAGAAACCTTTTTGAACTATTCAAAAATAGTGGGAGAGGGTTATTTGACTtaaaacagtacatgtataacCGATTTCCTCTGTAAGTATTCAGGGCCCTGTCTGACCATCAGGGGAAGCTACCCacatccctcatgagggggaattttggCGCTGTTTCCCAATTATTGGGGATTGTTTTACTTACTCTGTCTTTACTactgtacatgtttgcactaaattcattgcttttttttagatttataatatttgacattaaaaagAGAATGACAATATATTAAAAGGTGAAACTCCTGTTGCTCCGAAAGTATTTTTCTCCAATTTTTACACACATTCATGGTCCCTCATTTATTTTACTTCTAAATTCAAAACGTCATGAGTGAAATACAATGTACCACTAAAGTGTGAAAATTAGTTTTAGTTCTCACtacaacctacatttcaagattgactCAATGCACCTTTTGGTTGTTAATTCTCTCACATTCATCTGACACTTTCTGCAAGTTCTCTGAATTTCGCCCCGTAATCGCAATCCTGGCCCCCTGCTGGCAGAACATCTTGGCAGTTCCTGCCCCAATCCCAGAACTACCACCTGAAGTAAAGAAGAGCgaataacattaaacaagagcaccgcata contains:
- the LOC127849691 gene encoding 3-oxoacyl-[acyl-carrier-protein] reductase FabG-like, translated to MTYFPMNIGNYENDHGGSSGIGAGTAKMFCQQGARIAITGRNSENLQKVSDECERINNQKALFIIGDITKEEDVKIIVEETIKFYGKLDELVNNAGIVGLCSIETTSLEQYDTIMDTNVRAMYHMTMLCTPYLVESKGNIVNVSSVNGLRSFPNVLAYNMSKSAVDQFTRCCALDLAPKQVRVNSVNPGVIITEIHKRGGLDEEGYQKFLERTKVTHALGRPGQVEEVTAMIAFLASDSASFITGAQIPIDGGRHAMCPR